One Theropithecus gelada isolate Dixy chromosome 3, Tgel_1.0, whole genome shotgun sequence genomic window carries:
- the LOC112621086 gene encoding LOW QUALITY PROTEIN: zinc finger protein 85-like (The sequence of the model RefSeq protein was modified relative to this genomic sequence to represent the inferred CDS: substituted 2 bases at 2 genomic stop codons), whose amino-acid sequence MCSRFAQDLWLEQNIRDSFQKVTLSRYGKYGHKNLQLRKSCKSMDECKGHQVSYNGLDQCLKTTXSKIFQCNKYVKVIHKFSNSNRHKIRRTENKHFRCKECDKSFCMCSRLTQHKRIHTRENFYKCEECGKTFNWSTNLSKNKKIHTGEKPYKCEECGKAFHQSSSLTKHKIIHTGEKPYKCAHCGKAFNQSSHLTRHKIIHTEEKPYRCEQCGKVFKKSPTLTKHQVIHTGEKPYKCEECGKAFNLSSXLTEHKKNDTREKPYKCEECGKAFNQFSTLTTHKIIHSREKPHKCEECGKSFNLSAKLTEHKLIHTGEKPYKCKECGKTFHRSSILSAHKKIHTGEKPYKCEECGKAFNQSSHLTRHKIIHSKEKPYKCEQCGKVFKKSPTLTAHKIIYTGEKSYKCEQCGKDFSQLSNLTQHKKIHTREKPYKCEEGGKSFNQFSQLAIHKKIHTGEKPHKYEECSNTFNQFSNLTKHKKIDTEKVTNQRDVTMILTKPSNFSKHKGNHTGKKF is encoded by the exons ATGTGTTCTCGTTTTGCCCAAGACCTTTGGCTAGAGCAGAACATAAGAGATTCTTTCCAGAAGGTGACACTGAGCAGATATGGAAAGTATGGACATAAGAATTTACAGTTAAGAAAAAGCTGTAAAAGTATGGATGAGTGTAAGGGACACCAAGTAAGTTATAATGGACTTGACCAATGTTTAAAAACTACCTAGAGCAAAATATTTCAgtgtaataaatatgtaaaagtcattcataaattttcaaattcaaatagaCACAAGATAAGACGtactgaaaataaacatttcagatGTAAAGAATGTGACAAATCATTTTGCATGTGTTCACGTCTAACTCAACATAAAAGAATTCACACTAGAGAGAAtttctacaaatgtgaagaatgtggaaaaacctTTAACTGGTCCACAAAcctttctaaaaataagaaaattcacactggagaaaagccctacaaatgtgaagaatgtggaaaagcctttcACCAATCCTCAAGCCTTACTAAACATAAGAttattcatactggagaaaagccCTATAAATGTGCACactgtggcaaagcctttaaccaGTCCTCACACCTTACTAGACACAAGATAATTCATACTGAAGAGAAACCCTACAGATGTGAACAATGTGGCAAGGTCTTTAAGAAGTCCCCAACCCTTACTAAACATCAGGTAATTCATACCggagagaaaccatacaaatgtgaggaatgtggcaaagcttttaacctaTCTTCATAACTTACTGAACATAAGAAAAATGACACtagagagaaaccctacaaatgtgaagaatgtggcaaagcctttaaccaGTTTTCAAcccttactacacataagataattcatagcAGAGAGAAACCccacaaatgtgaagaatgtggcaaatcTTTTAACTTGTCCGCAAAGCTTACTGAACATAAgttaattcatactggagaaaaaccctacaaatgtaaagaatgtggaaaaacttTTCACCGATCTTCAATCCTTAGTgcacataagaaaattcatactggagagaaaccctacaaatgtgaagaatgtggaaaagcctttaaCCAGTCCTCACACCTTACAagacataagataattcatagtaaagagaaaccctacaaatgtgaacaGTGTGGCAAGGTCTTTAAGAAGTCCCCAACCCTTACTGCCCATAAGATCATTTATACTGGAGAGAAATCTTACAAATGTGAGCAATGTGGCAAAGATTTTAGCCAACTTTCAAACCTTActcaacataagaaaattcatactagagagaaaccctacaaatgtgaagaaggTGGCAAATCTTTTAACCAGTTCTCACAACTTGCTATACACAAG aaaattcatactggagagaaaccccaCAAATATGAAGAATGTAGTAATACTTTTAACCAATTCTCAAaccttactaaacataagaaaattgATACTGAAAAAGTTACAAACCAGAGAGATGTGACAATGATTTTAACAAAACCTTCCAACTTTTCTAAACATAAAGGAAATCATACTGGtaagaaattctaa